A single window of Octopus sinensis unplaced genomic scaffold, ASM634580v1 Contig02842, whole genome shotgun sequence DNA harbors:
- the LOC115227352 gene encoding jerky protein homolog-like → MFHNLRSEISRKQYLKFAEIDDNTIAWVNSMDLKGAILNDRIITEKAKAFALNLGITEFKGSKGWLVKFKKRNGLKLRNMHGESATRNFDPNLVSDFIELIKNKISLYGAQNVYNADETGLFYKMIPSKSVCKTIKSGYKAKFFNIENLEYIENIGSSMIQTLRRNKSKLTDFFVFN, encoded by the coding sequence ATGTTTCATAACCTAAGATCTGAAATTTCCCGCAAACAATATTTAAAGTTTGCTGAAATCGATGATAATACTATTGCTTGGGTCAATTCAATGGATCTTAAAGGAGCCATTTTAAATGATAGGATTATTACTGAGAAAGCAAAAGCCTTTGCATTGAATCTCGGGATTACTGAATTCAAAGGAAGCAAAGGGTGGTTAGTTAAATTTAAAAAGAGGAATGGTTTGAAATTACGTAATATGCATGGAGAATCTGCAACTCGAAATTTTGACCCTAATTTAGTATCAGATTTCATTgaattaatcaaaaataaaatcagtctttACGGAGCTCAAAATGTTTATAATGCCGATGAAACTGGCTTATTTTACAAAATGATACCGTCTAAGAGTGTTTGTAAAACCATTAAATCTGGCTATAAAGCTAAATTCTTTAATATAGAAAATCTTGAGTATATTGAAAACATTGGATCTTCAATGATCCAAACTCTAAGAAGAAACAAGTCGAAACttactgatttttttgtttttaattaa